In one Calonectris borealis chromosome 23, bCalBor7.hap1.2, whole genome shotgun sequence genomic region, the following are encoded:
- the PARK7 gene encoding Parkinson disease protein 7 isoform X1 has translation MSPARNLRDGLAVRPGLCGQRKARRPRPRKPLPSQPCHLIATPQVMASKRALVILAKGAEEMETVIPTDVMRRAGIKVTVAGLTGKEPVQCSRDVFICPDASLEDARKEGPYDVVVLPGGNLGAQNLSESPAVKDILKDQENRKGLIAAICAGPTALLAHGIGFGSKVTTHPLAKDKMMNGAHYCYSESRVEKDGNILTSRGPGTSFEFGLAIVETLMGKEVAEQVKAPLIL, from the exons ATGAGTCCCGCGCGGAATCTACGCGATGGCTTAGCGGTCCGGCCCGGCCTGTGCGGGCAGCGGAAGGCTCGCCGGCCGCGCCCCCGAAAG cccctccctTCACAGCCCTGTCACCTAATAGCAACCCCTCAAGTTATGGCCTCAAAAAGAGCATTGGTGATTCTAGCAAAAGGGGCAGAGGAAATGGAAACTGTAATCCCCACTGATGTTATGAGAAGAGCTGGG ATCAAGGTAACTGTTGCAGGCCTAACAGGAAAAGAACCAGTGCAGTGTAGTCGAGATGTCTTCATTTGTCCTGATGCCAGTCTTGAAGATGCCAGAAAAGAG ggGCCATATGATGTCGTGGTCCTGCCTGGGGGTAACCTTGGAGCTCAAAACTTGTCAGAG TCTCCTGCTGTGAAAGACATTTTGAAGgaccaggaaaacagaaaaggcctGATTGCTGCTATATGTGCAG GTCCTACTGCCCTTCTGGCACATGGGATAGGGTTTGGAAGTAAAGTCACAACACATCCTTTGGCCAAAGATAAAATGATGAATGGAG CACACTACTGCTACTCCGAGAGCCGAGTGGAGAAAGATGGGAACATCCTCACCAGCCGCGGCCCTGGTACCAGCTTTGAATTTGGGTTGGCCATTGTTGAAACGCTGATGGGGAAGGAAGTGGCTGAACAGGTGAAGGCACCCCTAATACTGTAA
- the PARK7 gene encoding Parkinson disease protein 7 isoform X2 yields MASKRALVILAKGAEEMETVIPTDVMRRAGIKVTVAGLTGKEPVQCSRDVFICPDASLEDARKEGPYDVVVLPGGNLGAQNLSESPAVKDILKDQENRKGLIAAICAGPTALLAHGIGFGSKVTTHPLAKDKMMNGAHYCYSESRVEKDGNILTSRGPGTSFEFGLAIVETLMGKEVAEQVKAPLIL; encoded by the exons ATGGCCTCAAAAAGAGCATTGGTGATTCTAGCAAAAGGGGCAGAGGAAATGGAAACTGTAATCCCCACTGATGTTATGAGAAGAGCTGGG ATCAAGGTAACTGTTGCAGGCCTAACAGGAAAAGAACCAGTGCAGTGTAGTCGAGATGTCTTCATTTGTCCTGATGCCAGTCTTGAAGATGCCAGAAAAGAG ggGCCATATGATGTCGTGGTCCTGCCTGGGGGTAACCTTGGAGCTCAAAACTTGTCAGAG TCTCCTGCTGTGAAAGACATTTTGAAGgaccaggaaaacagaaaaggcctGATTGCTGCTATATGTGCAG GTCCTACTGCCCTTCTGGCACATGGGATAGGGTTTGGAAGTAAAGTCACAACACATCCTTTGGCCAAAGATAAAATGATGAATGGAG CACACTACTGCTACTCCGAGAGCCGAGTGGAGAAAGATGGGAACATCCTCACCAGCCGCGGCCCTGGTACCAGCTTTGAATTTGGGTTGGCCATTGTTGAAACGCTGATGGGGAAGGAAGTGGCTGAACAGGTGAAGGCACCCCTAATACTGTAA
- the TNFRSF9 gene encoding tumor necrosis factor receptor superfamily member 9 isoform X1, which yields MGRAAARAGRARALLPAALLALALSPGPATALPCGTDCPAGTFVVSADCGRAAACRPCPHDTFSSAAGRSGCTLCRKCEGRFRYLKVCSSKSDAECTCKEGYRCSGDGCSRCDRSCGVGQENTRSGCQTCRYGTFNDQPNGSCKNWTKCSANQVLEPGTAAKDAICKHASDNPTLVTTLPTTSPAIPFSVTVLGKDLQMDIIRIFLTVAGLLCIVFLLPSCVCFSIWQKKKLHAVFRKMHTTPEQSIQEDDACSCRFPEEEQGEYGKSMEFRDLLVN from the exons ATGGGACGGGCAGCagcgcgggcgggccgggcgcggGCGCTCTTGCCGGCAGCGCTGCTGGCGCTGGCGCTGAGCCCTGGGCCCGCGACCGCCCTGCCGTGCGGCACCGACTGCCCAGCGG GTACCTTCGTGGTGAGCGCGGACTGCGGGCGGGCCGCGGCCTGCCGGCCGTGCCCGCATGACACCTTCTCCAGCGCGGCGGGACGCAGCGGTTGCACGCTCTGCCGGAAGTGCGAAG GAAGATTCAGGTACTTAAAAGTGTGTTCCTCAAAAAGCGATGCTGAATGCACGTGCAAGGAGGGGTATCGCTGCAGCGGCGATGGCTGCTCCCGCTGCGACCGAAGCTGTGGCGTGGGCCAGGAGAACACCAGGAGCG GTTGCCAAACTTGCCGCTATGGAACTTTTAACGATCAGCCCAATGGCTCCTGTAAAAACTGGACAAA gtGCTCTGCAAACCAGGTCCTGGAGCCTGGAACTGCAGCAAAAGATGCCATTTGCAAACACGCCTCAGATAATCCCACTTTAGTCACTACTCTACCTACCACGTCTCCTGCAATTCCATTTTCTGTCACTGTACTAG GGAAGGACCTCCAGATGGACATTATCAGAATTTTTCTTACTGTAGCTGGGCTGTTGTGCATAGTGTTTCTGCTACCTTCGTGCGTATGCTTCAGTAtctggcagaaaaagaaactacATGCTGTCTTCAGGAAAA TGCATACCACACCTGAACAGTCAATTCAGGAAGATGATGCCTGCAGCTGCCGCTTTCCTGAGGAAGAACAAGGCGAATATGGCAAATCCATGGAATTCAGAGATCTTTTGGTAAACTAG
- the TNFRSF9 gene encoding tumor necrosis factor receptor superfamily member 9 isoform X2: MGRAAARAGRARALLPAALLALALSPGPATALPCGTDCPAGTFVVSADCGRAAACRPCPHDTFSSAAGRSGCTLCRKCEGRFRYLKVCSSKSDAECTCKEGYRCSGDGCSRCDRSCGVGQENTRSGCQTCRYGTFNDQPNGSCKNWTKCSANQVLEPGTAAKDAICKHASDNPTLVTTLPTTSPAIPFSVTVLVHTTPEQSIQEDDACSCRFPEEEQGEYGKSMEFRDLLVN, encoded by the exons ATGGGACGGGCAGCagcgcgggcgggccgggcgcggGCGCTCTTGCCGGCAGCGCTGCTGGCGCTGGCGCTGAGCCCTGGGCCCGCGACCGCCCTGCCGTGCGGCACCGACTGCCCAGCGG GTACCTTCGTGGTGAGCGCGGACTGCGGGCGGGCCGCGGCCTGCCGGCCGTGCCCGCATGACACCTTCTCCAGCGCGGCGGGACGCAGCGGTTGCACGCTCTGCCGGAAGTGCGAAG GAAGATTCAGGTACTTAAAAGTGTGTTCCTCAAAAAGCGATGCTGAATGCACGTGCAAGGAGGGGTATCGCTGCAGCGGCGATGGCTGCTCCCGCTGCGACCGAAGCTGTGGCGTGGGCCAGGAGAACACCAGGAGCG GTTGCCAAACTTGCCGCTATGGAACTTTTAACGATCAGCCCAATGGCTCCTGTAAAAACTGGACAAA gtGCTCTGCAAACCAGGTCCTGGAGCCTGGAACTGCAGCAAAAGATGCCATTTGCAAACACGCCTCAGATAATCCCACTTTAGTCACTACTCTACCTACCACGTCTCCTGCAATTCCATTTTCTGTCACTGTACTAG TGCATACCACACCTGAACAGTCAATTCAGGAAGATGATGCCTGCAGCTGCCGCTTTCCTGAGGAAGAACAAGGCGAATATGGCAAATCCATGGAATTCAGAGATCTTTTGGTAAACTAG
- the UTS2 gene encoding urotensin-2: MHKLVFCCLIIIIFSCPLLSLPITNASEMSYQLSADEDSRLNLERLGSLGSTSLLQFLPELLGTLTEDNKAGLSPSSYDPRENIKETFYGNHPRIALLGRFLSKDRKQYKKRGNLSECFWKYCV, from the exons ATGCATAAGCTGGTATTCTGCTGTCTCATTATTATCATCTTCTCCTGTCCTCTCTTGTCTCTCCCCATCACCAATGCCAGTGAGATGTCTTATCAACTCTCAG CTGATGAAGATTCAAGATTAAATCTGGAGCGGTTGGGCAGCCTAGGAAGCACTTCCCTGCTTCAGTTTCTGCCAGAGCTCTTGGGCACACTGACTGAAGACAACAAAGCAG GTCTTAGCCCCAGCAGCTACGACCCAAGGGAAAATATCAAAGAG ACTTTCTATGGAAATCATCCTCGAATTGCTTTGCTGGGCCGCTTCTTGTCCAAGGACAGGAAACAGTACAAGAAACGTGGGAATCTTTCTGAGTGCTTCTGGAAATATTGCGTGTAA